The genome window CACTATGATTTATAACTTGTAGTTCTAAGAAAAGGTagaccctttttcttttcacgtTATTAGGGAAGAATTTTGTTTATTGGAACGGTGCTCGAGCTGAATTGGTGATTTCAGAGCCTGAATTAATCAAAGAGGTTCTGAAAAATAGTGAacaaatttttcagaaaaaggaACTTTCAGATATTGGTAGAAAGTTCTTGGGGAATGGTCTTATATTCATTGAGGGGGAAAAATGGGCAAAGCATCGAAAGCTGGCCAATCACACTTTCCATGGGGAAAGTCTAAAGGTAAGGCTTCCAAATATATAAACCAGGTGTAattaatttacaagaattataCATAGACTacaatattttggtaaaattttgtaTTGTTAGCTAAAGATAAGTTTATTATGGACGTTGAAAAAGTGTAGTAAAAACATACTTTCGAAAATTTTAACACCATTTACTACTTAGGAGGTCAATTTTAAACTTGATGCTGcaaaataaaagattgaatcagagatttaaaaaaagtaatttcattaaaaagcACTCTTTTAGCTTTTAGACTTGGATTAAAATCTAGTTtgaaataagatttaatttgaaaaggtgtttatttgtcaaattttttaatttgaaatcatgATTTTGTGTTGAAAAGTGTTTTCCAGACTCCAATTATATATGTCACTACTACTTACATATTGGAGGATTGTTTGGGCAGAACATGACTCCAGCAATAATTGCTAGTGTTGAAACAATGCTAGAAAAGTGGAAAGGCCAAGAAGGCAAAGAGATTGAAGTGTACCAAGAATTTAGGTTATTAACTTCAGAAGTGATTTCCAGAACAGCATTTGGTAGCAATTACATGGAAGGGGAGAAGATATTTGCCATCTTGAGAAAGTTGACAGTAATTATGAGTCGAAATCTTTCCAAGACTAGAATTCCTTTGATCAGGTATCTTCCCTCTAAGCTTAATTAATCCCAACTTTTTCCTTGATTTCATGTAGCTTTTGAATGCAACTTTTAGACTTTCATTCCCCATGGATTTGGTTTTCTCATATATAGCTGACCCTGGTTTGCTTTTGCAGCAAGTTGTGGAAATCTGCTGATTTGCTAGAGTCTGAAAaactttcaaaagaaataaaagatcgTGTGATGAAGATTGTTAAGAAAAGAGAAGACAAAGTTGTGAATGGAGAAGTCAATAGCTTCCGCAGTGATTTTCTTGGATTACTTCTAAATGCCTATCATGATTCGGATGCGAAAAACAGGCTTTCATTGGAAGACGTGGTAGCTGAATGCAAAACATTCTATTTTGCTGGACAAGAAACTGTTAATTCCTTACTTGCATGGATAGTCTTGCATTTGGCAATCCATGGAGATTGGCAAGAAAAAGCGAGAAGAGAGGTGGTTGACATATTTGGTAACCAAAATCCACATCTCGAAGGCATCGCCAAACTCAAAATAGTAAGAAAACTATCTAACTGGGAATTCAAATAGCCATCGACATGATGTAATCtgacatatttttctattttccaaacaGATGACTATGATCATCAATGAAACTCTAAGATTGTATGGTCCAACAAGTGTCCTCCAAAGAACAGGTACAAGAGAAATTCAGTTGGGAAAGCTACTCTTGCCCGCTAATATAGATATTCTGCCTTTAAATATTGGACTTCACCGGGACCCTCACTTTTGGGGAAATGATGTGCATCATTTTAAACCTGAGAGATTCGCTGAAGGGATTGCCAAAGCTACCAATTACACCGCGGCTGCCTTTTTCCCCTTCGGATTAGGACCTCGATCTTGTGTTGGTATGACATTTGCAATGATAGAAACCAAGATTGCTCTCTCCATGGTTCTACAACGCTACACCATTACCCTTTCCCCTGCCTATGTCCACTCTCCAATACTTATTCTTACCCTTCAACCCCAAAATGGAATTCAAGTAATACTTGAGCCGATACATAGTAATGCATGAAGTACATAGCCGTTAAGAACTAGAGGTTTAACATGGTTCGTGAATTCTACTTTTAAGAGATgatatttaatatgtttaaaggtTCTagcatttatcacaaagacaaacgactTGTGAtaatgtttacttttcatctatcatgcaATGTCGATGAGAAGATACCATTTACCAATTAGttgggttatgaattccactattttgaatgatgttaCATACTATAGAAGTTGTGTATCCAGTGCACCAACTTTTGGTTCTTTATCTTAGCCTTTTACTtgcatcaaagtatacgagccATGCATGCATAGTCCATCATCtactcaagattaaggtatatcacactatgaacgtcacaagtaaatagatccataaatggatttagAATCTATTCTCCTTAGGTCTTATCTAATGTACTGTCAGTCTaatcaatcacatctatgtttttatcttttaagaGTCATCTGTTCCATTCAAGACAAAGTTTCTCCACAATTGggcttgatagatgacatattagtttctcaatcgatttgctcattttcaattagactaaggacatattatggtttatctactaatacaagctatTTTTTCATATCACGATCTGACCACGtgataccgcttagtattaatttaaacattagataaccaatgagtcaacatttgcttccattttgctttgcatgcaaaaacattgaggacaatatccaaagggtattaatttaattaatagatattattaaaccaatttgtttaaaaaatataattatataaaacgAACATAGTACACTTAGTGTACCAGATCCAACAGTGGTCACTACAGCTAGCATTGCTATAAGCAACATAACTTGACATTTTTGGAGTTGAAATCTTTTCAGCAAAATCAGTTGGGCAACGACTTAGATGATTTTGTGGACATGTGTTGGCTTATATTTGAAGATCCATTTTGTGGAATCAATCTTTgaagattaaatcaatttgaatcaAGCAAATCGGATCACTTATTTTGTGGAGATTGGCTTgacttatttgaaaatttattttcgaaatctttgatttattcttgACTTTGAGGATATTTGTAAAGGTTTTTTTTACAAGGCTATTTTTTGTGGGATATTGATTCTAATTGATCTTTTATCTTTGCAAACATTAAATTCTTATATATTAGAGGCTTGTGTAAGTTAAAAAAAGATAGAGTTTTTATAGcacttatttttttcattgagGAACTTGTATTTGATAGTGCATTAAGAGTGTAAAATAAGTTTGCTGCTTGGTTTTACAACCAAAATTCTCAAGGGAAGAACTTAGTGGTGAGTGATTTGGATATTTAGATACAAAAGTGAGGTTGCTATACCGAGTTGTGATAGGACTTTAATAACTTGTTGTCTTGGGATTAAAAATAATGGATTTACTCACTAAGTTAAGTTCCGTAGACATAGAAAAATCGATATGCATAAACAATCATTTGTgttctattttttgttgttgtgttCATCATAGTGGCATCAAAGGTTGCCACTACAACCATCACTTTGGTCATCAATTACGCACTTTATTTTAGCAATTATCAACTTTATGCGCCAAGAGAATGCTTGTTTCTAGTACTATTGGTCAATTTTGTAGGAAGCATaatgacaaaaaagaaaatgattacaATCAACCCCTTCTAACAACTCTATTTGTATCTTTGCATATTATAAAAAGGTGGTTgttataaaaagataattattgtaaacctaaaatagaatttatattgTGAATTACTATCAAATCAAGAAAGtggaaattatattaaaaaaggaaagtagaaatcaaatcaacaaaattaaaatatgcatgCATTAttacctttatattttattttacattttcacatgattaattatgaaattcatcaatctaacaaataattaatcgatatgagtttaaattaaattaaattaattaatttatcatatgttattaaattcaagtaattaatttataagATTATGATGTTCTAAATTCatagtagaatatttaattagagaacttaatagtttattgaattgatatctTTAATTCCACGAAGATTTTTTCatgtgaaatttaaacattttattaaaataatattttaattaagatcatttttatttaataaattataattaataggcttgTATATCGGTCCAGTGTAATTAATAGACTTGcttaaatgagttttaaaatatattttaaatttgaatctgaatttaaaattctattatttgtttTCAGTTTTTTGAATAATGAATTGTTACCTgcttaatttatgaaatatctTTATTGACTTATTTGATTGATAGTTTATATTTATGTCCgtatttagtattttaaaattttatatatataatattttaaaaaaataataataaatctaaaatcaCACATCGAAACAGCTGAATTTTGGTACATGCGaataccaataaaaaaaatcaacatccACCGATTTACCCATTACTTTTTGGTATTAGGTAGTGGGAGAATTggtttttgcttttgtttttgaGATGTTGATATCTTTCACATCATCCATAAGATGGGCTCTACCTGACCTTTTGTTTGTCTGTTTCCCATGCTTTCCCATTTCTTCTaccataaaaatcactaaaagaATGGGCTAAAATGTCAAATAAAggctattttaccaaaaaacactttttttttaatatttactgaaatgggccgatttttttaattatttactggaATTGGTCATTTTCCgccaaatcgcgtccacgtcagcgcgatgttaGG of Gossypium raimondii isolate GPD5lz chromosome 3, ASM2569854v1, whole genome shotgun sequence contains these proteins:
- the LOC105796550 gene encoding cytochrome P450 CYP749A22, with amino-acid sequence MKLLILAPCCLFFIALIKLLYDYLWIPLRIQHMLNSQGIKGPPYRFIHGNNKEVTKMKQKALSKSVGLTDDLFPKVQPHVYTWTNRYGKNFVYWNGARAELVISEPELIKEVLKNSEQIFQKKELSDIGRKFLGNGLIFIEGEKWAKHRKLANHTFHGESLKNMTPAIIASVETMLEKWKGQEGKEIEVYQEFRLLTSEVISRTAFGSNYMEGEKIFAILRKLTVIMSRNLSKTRIPLISKLWKSADLLESEKLSKEIKDRVMKIVKKREDKVVNGEVNSFRSDFLGLLLNAYHDSDAKNRLSLEDVVAECKTFYFAGQETVNSLLAWIVLHLAIHGDWQEKARREVVDIFGNQNPHLEGIAKLKIMTMIINETLRLYGPTSVLQRTGTREIQLGKLLLPANIDILPLNIGLHRDPHFWGNDVHHFKPERFAEGIAKATNYTAAAFFPFGLGPRSCVGMTFAMIETKIALSMVLQRYTITLSPAYVHSPILILTLQPQNGIQVILEPIHSNA